In Cydia strobilella chromosome 6, ilCydStro3.1, whole genome shotgun sequence, one DNA window encodes the following:
- the LOC134742404 gene encoding large ribosomal subunit protein uL23 encodes MPPKKQPEKSGSAGAKPAEKKPATAKTPAAAPKTASAPAAAAKPASAKTPAPAPKAAAPKPAPAAKPAAAKAAPAPAAAKPAEKKSAVPTAKPGSAKAAALKAKSSAKPSAKKAASATKPAKPKPAATKLKIAPKPKKTGIKGQKKVLKPVVKALKAQRKVVKGEHGKRVRKIRNTVHFRRPKTFEAPRQPKYPRKSLPKRNRMDAYNIIKFPLTSEAAMKKIEDNNTLVFIVHTSSNKHHIKAAVKKLYDINVAKVNTLIRPDGKKKAYVRLARDYDALDVANKIGII; translated from the exons ATGCCTCCTAAGAAGCAGCCCGAAAAATCCG GTTCCGCTGGAGCTAAACCCGCGGAAAAGAAGCCTGCGACGGCTAAAACGCCCGCAGCGGCTCCTAAAACCGCGTCAGCCCCCGCTGCAGCTGCTAAGCCAGCCTCAGCCAAGACTCCTGCTCCTGCACCTAAAGCTGCGGCGCCGAAGCCTGCTCCGGCGGCCAAGCCGGCTGCTGCTAAGGCTGCCCCTGCCCCTGCTGCTGCTAAGCCCGCTGAGAAGAAGTCGGCTGTGCCTACAGCCAAGCCTGGCTCTGCCAAGGCTGCTGCCCTGAAAGCCAAGTCTAGTGCTAAGCCTTCAGCCAAAAAGGCTGCGTCTGCCACTAAGCCAGCAAAGCCCAAACCAGCTGCCACTAAGCTTAAGATTGCCCCTAAGCCCAAGAAGACTGGCATTAAGGGACAGAAGAAGGTTCTCAAACCTGTTGTTAAGGCTCTTAAGGCACAGAGgaag GTTGTCAAAGGTGAACATGGCAAACGCGTGCGTAAGATCCGCAACACCGTGCACTTCCGCAGGCCCAAAACATTTGAGGCTCCTAGGCAACCCAAGTACCCAAGGAAATCTCTGCCCAAGAGGAATCG CATGGACGCCTACAACATCATCAAGTTCCCGCTGACCTCTGAAGCAGCCATGAAGAAGATTGAAGACAACAACACCCTGGTGTTCATTGTGCACACCAGCTCAAACAAGCACCACATCAAGGCTGCAGTTAAGAAACTGTATGACATTAATGTTGCTAAAGTGAACACCCTTATCAG
- the LOC134742371 gene encoding serine/threonine-protein kinase PLK4, producing the protein MSVFGEKIEDYEIFEHLGKGGFAHVYRARCRKSNVFVAIKMIDKASMASAGMIGRVRQEVTIHSRLKHPAILQLYTFFEDVHYVYLVLELAHNGELARHFKLGSCGMGEKAAADIFRQVVSGVVYLHSHNIIHRDLSLNNLLLTKDQNVKIADFGLATQLNGPDEKHVTMCGTPNYISPEVASREVHGLPADVWGLGCLLYTLLVGSPPFHTQHVKTTLNKVIQADYKIPTELSIQAQDILQKLLCKDPTKRITLKAVADHPFVNNMVMVPSMARQDLSRDSGFITTLHSTQHSSKLRSDDKTGSDYMGICRDHNAASSMSREARVPLMNVFSGMQDNVSTQSNSYKFAIDRRNENILVNHIGAKNQNQLSNDFAQKLGIAAVNSTSFLDNIKRHDTNSKNVENELKYTTNDENKENVSKVCKVNSNVLSVPPLCADRLPVISHKTRNAILKIEPGGVIVEFIKKKGKDREEKVVEICKISKDGMKIVIYSVDNNKDKPKLDLEHDPKPDEIFTYHNLPQKHWKKYLYASRFVDLVKAKTPKITLYSALAKCQLMENGTDIELFFYNGEKLTYNSAEGLKIIDKNLKTHHCSGPELKHLTDHFEECSNRIKRIQEALSCISDECFPLIIGKRPIQSATNVTSPCQGSVNAYSTPVWNFGSFHRTGTSSTQAPSDYNMK; encoded by the coding sequence ATGAGTGTGTTTGGCGAAAAGATTGAAGATTATGAAATATTTGAACACCTAGGTAAAGGAGGATTTGCACATGTTTACAGAGCAAGATGCCGCAAATCAAACGTATTTGTTGCTATCAAAATGATAGACAAAGCGTCAATGGCAAGTGCTGGGATGATTGGCAGAGTGCGACAAGAGGTCACCATACACTCTCGCTTAAAACATCCAGCTATTTTACAATTGTACACTTTCTTTGAAGATGTGCATTATGTTTATTTAGTATTAGAATTAGCACATAATGGAGAATTAGCCAGACATTTTAAGTTAGGGAGCTGTGGCATGGGTGAAAAAGCTGCTGCTGACATATTCAGGCAAGTAGTTAGTGGGGTGGTCTATTTACACTCTCACAATATTATACACAGAGATTTATCTCTAAACAACTTGCTCTTGACTAAAGACCAAAATGTGAAAATTGCTGATTTTGGTTTAGCAACACAGCTCAATGGACCAGATGAAAAACATGTTACCATGTGTGGAACACCAAACTACATTTCTCCCGAGGTAGCTTCCAGAGAAGTTCATGGTTTGCCTGCAGATGTCTGGGGCTTGGGTTGCTTGTTGTATACATTGTTAGTGGGGAGTCCACCATTTCATACCCAGCATGTTAAAACCACACTCAACAAAGTTATTCAAGCGGATTACAAAATACCAACAGAACTGTCAATCCAAGCCCAGGATATTCTACAAAAATTGTTGTGCAAAGACCCTACAAAAAGAATAACACTTAAAGCTGTTGCTGACCAtccatttgtaaataatatggTCATGGTGCCTTCTATGGCCAGACAGGATTTGTCAAGGGATTCCGGCTTCATTACAACTTTGCACAGTACTCAACATAGCAGTAAGTTAAGAAGTGATGACAAAACTGGATCAGACTATATGGGCATTTGCAGAGATCATAATGCTGCCTCATCAATGAGTAGAGAAGCAAGAGTGCCACTGATGAATGTATTTTCTGGGATGCAAGATAATGTGTCAACTCAGAGCAATAGTTATAAATTTGCCATTGATAGaaggaatgaaaatatattGGTAAATCATATTGGTGCCAAGAACCAGAATCAATTAAGTAATGATTTTGCCCAGAAACTGGGAATTGCTGCTGTGAATAGTACATCTTTTTTAGATAATATAAAGAGGCATGATACTAATAgcaaaaatgttgaaaatgaaCTCAAATACACAACAAATGATGAGAATAAAGAAAATGTATCAAAAGTATGTAAAGTGAATTCAAATGTTTTAAGTGTACCTCCACTGTGTGCAGATAGACTGCCAGTCATTTCACACAAAACTCGAAATGCTATCCTGAAAATTGAACCTGGTGGTGTAATAgtagaatttattaaaaagaaaggaaaggatagagaAGAAAAAGTTGTAGAAATATGTAAAATTTCAAAGGATGGTatgaaaatagtaatttatagTGTGGACAATAACAAGGATAAACCTAAACTTGATCTGGAACATGACCCAAAGCCTGATGAAATATTCACATACCACAATTTGCCTCAAAAACATTGGAAGAAGTATTTGTATGCCTCACGCTTTGTAGATCTTGTAAAGGCAAAAACACCAAAAATCACATTGTATTCAGCATTAGCCAAATGTCAGCTAATGGAAAATGGAACAGATATTGagctatttttttataatggggAAAAATTAACATATAACTCTGCTGAAGGTCTTAAAATTATTGACAAAAACCTTAAAACACATCACTGCTCGGGTCCAGAACTTAAACACTTAACAGATCATTTTGAGGAGTGCTCTAATAGGATAAAGCGTATACAGGAAGCTCTATCTTGCATTTCAGACGAATGCTTCCCTTTGATCATTGGTAAAAGACCAATCCAGTCTGCCACTAATGTGACATCTCCATGCCAAGGCTCAGTTAATGCCTATAGCACTCCTGTTTGGAACTTTGGGTCATTTCACCGCACTGGAACTAGCTCAACTCAAGCCCCAAGTGATTACAACATGAAGTGA